The following are encoded in a window of Callithrix jacchus isolate 240 chromosome 9, calJac240_pri, whole genome shotgun sequence genomic DNA:
- the IL22 gene encoding interleukin-22, whose product MTALQKSVSSFLMGSLATSYLLLLALSVQGGTAAPISSHCRLDKSNFQQPYITNRTFMLAKEASLADNNTDVRLIGEKLFRGVSMSERCYLMKQVLNFTLEEVLLPQSDRFQPYMQEVVSFLARLSNRLSTCHIEGDDLHIQRNVQNLKDTVKKLGESGEIKAIGELDLLFMSLRNACI is encoded by the exons ATGACTGCCCTGCAGAAATCTGTGAGCTCTTTCCTTATGGGGTCTCTGGCCACCAGCTACCTCCTTCTCTTGGCCCTCTCGGTGCAGGGAGGAACAGCTGCGCCCATCAGCTCCCACTGCAGGCTTGACAAGTCCAACTTCCAGCAGCCCTATATCACCAACCGCACCTTCATGCTGGCTAAGGAG gCTAGCTTGGCTGATAACAACACAGACGTTCGTCTCATTGGGGAGAAACTGTTCCGCGGAGTCAGT ATGAGTGAGCGCTGCTATCTGATGAAGCAGGTGCTGAACTTTACCCTTGAAGAAGTGCTGCTCCCTCAGTCTGATAGGTTCCAGCCTTATATGCAGGAGGTGGTGTCCTTCCTGGCCAGGCTCAGCAACAGGCTAAGCACATGT cATATTGAAGGTGATGACCTGCATATCCAGAGGAATGTGCAAAATCTGAAGGACACAGTGAAAAAG CTTGGAGAGAGTGGAGAGATCAAAGCAATTGGAGAACTGGATTTGTTGTTTATGTCTCTGAGAAATGCCTGCATTTGA